The Solanum dulcamara chromosome 2, daSolDulc1.2, whole genome shotgun sequence region TCATGTTTATCGATTacttatgtatatgtatatagggaGATAGAGAGAGATCAAAACTTCCAAAAGACATCGTTTTTACAATCTATTTTGCAAGATATAAGAGTATAATGGGTATGACTAGTGTGTCATTCACATGGACGAGAACTTCCTAGAATGAAGgagcaaaaaagaaaaatccatGAAACAACTCAATAGATTGCACCTGTCTTAGCTAAGTTCAATAACAAGTGATTCGAGTATCAGCTCCAAATTCATCCAAAGCATATTCAGGTCTCATACTATAAAGCACAACGGAACTGCAGAAACGAACGCCGGACAAAACACAGAAGAGTCTCCTGGAAAGGGATGAGCTTTTACATTTTCACAGAAAAGAAAGAGTCAGATACTGagatcatacttgcataatgtatatgattggatttgcAACAGACATCAAATGCAGACACAACCCTTAGAGTTGAGGATGAGTTTTAGCAATAATTCTAACACCAGCAACTCCCAATTGAGGTGGGTAAAGCCTACATTGAAATTGTTCCCATCTTGGCAAACTTTTGTACAGAAACCACAATGAATAAGTTATTAGAACAACTATAATTTTCACCTAATCATCAAGATCACTGAATAGATGTTGCTCTGATATCTTTATCATTGCGGATTTCACATACTTCAACAAGCAACAGCTTCATGAGAAATACATTATCTAAAGAGCATAAAATGTGAAGGCATGAAAGTGTACAGTTAACACCAGGAAagtttttttattgtttaatcAGCAGGAACGttgtttttaaaagaaaaaagcaacattattttttatgttcttTGGAAAATATGTTACAACAATGAGGCCTGATTTTCTTGCCTTAATACTTGAAGCCCAATTCTTTTAAGAGGTTAAACCTTGCATTGTAGCATGACAAAACCGAATTCGTCATACttcattgaaaaaaaaaaggaaaacagaGATTATAACAAAGTGAAGAGGAACAAATCaaacatttgaaaatataatatgaaaaagtgCACACCAACCTATGTCCATCTGTATGGAGAAACATCTTGAGAAGTTCCATAGCTGAACACTGCTTTCTGTAGCTATCAGCAAGGAGTTTTAAGGTAGAACCTAATTTACGAATATGGCAACTCATGAATTTAGTCAAGACATCTAGTGGAACTTCAGATGAGCCTTCAAAACCCACATTTCCCAGCAATCGTGCCATCACCTTTTGTGATAATTTTTGTGCTTGCTCTTCACCCAGACATTTCTTACTCCTCTCAGCACCACTCTTTCCAAGATTTTGATTGCTGCCTTGATCCATGCTAAGGTACTCCGGTCTAATACCAAGCCTCTCAATCATAATAGGGCTCTTCGTCATTATTTGGGGTAAAGTATCTAGAACCCCGTTGAACTCCACTTTCAGGTTCTCTTTCAGTTGACTTGTCCGCAGGACTGCACTATCAGGAACACAATTCATGGCAGACATTGTTTCAGGAAAAAATGGGTTATCGTTATCTAAAATTGAGTTTGATTCCAGGTTTGATCCATCATCCAACATGCCAAAACCAATGTTCTGATCTACTTTAAAAGCTACACGCCGTCTCTTATGATTCTCAACAACTTTAAGATAAAAGGACATCTGTTCAGGTGTTCGCTTTTCTGTTTCCCTGTCACTAAACTGTAACCTATATGATTTACTTGCTTTGTATTTTTCAAAGAACTGGTTATACCATGTTTCAGGTAAATCATCAAGCTTCAACCTCTGTGACATTGCATCAGCTTCTGACTCGCTATATCTTGATCCAACACCaaaatttgacttagattggaCCTGAAAATATGTAAGAAATCAGAAAAGGCAGCCAAAAAAAATCATGGATTTTAGAGCAATAGCCATATCCACGGCTCCACCTTTATTTCTCCCACACCAACCATACAAAATGAAACATTTATCTATACTCCGCCTTCCAGAGAGCTTTTCAGACTTAAGAGAGAGGTGATACATGTAAAAATAATAGTTTCACCCTTTTCCTGTCTCCCTTCCTTCATGAGTCAAAAAACTATTAATTTGTCTAATTGAAAATTCTCCTGTCTCCATTCATACTAAGAGTAAGTCATCAACTTCAGAAAAGTGATCCTGTTCCAATTGTGATCTTTTACCCCCAAGGATCATCCTTTACAGAGTTCTTTCAGCATCCAATGAACTAAATATGAACACTAACATTTTGTTGTAGTTACTGTCTTGCTactatttgttgtttttgttactTTATGTTATTTCATGTATTTCCTTTTCTAGACTGCTTCGGTATTTTCCCTTTGAGTGGAGGGCTATCAGAAACAACCTCAATAACTGTGACATAGGAGTAAAGTTTGcctacactctaccctcctcgTGGTGTTGTTGTATGAAAACTACCTACTAAAGTTAATAATTTCACATGAAAGCCAATATTTTTCACCTTAGATAACACAGTGCTTGTACTGGAAACACCTTCACGCTGTTGAGCTCCATCTTGCGAACAATTCTCAAGTGTAAAATACACATCATCACCATGCAATTGCAAATCTGCAATCAACAAAACAATTAATCtacaaaactcaaaaaaataaaataataaaaacacaCATTGCAATTCAAATGCTCGTGAGAGTACGCACAATTTGGATTGAGCTTCGAAATTGCAGAAGCAGTGTGAATTGACGTCGGCGATTTATCGGATCGGAGGAAGAGAGAAACAGATGATTTATCAAAAAGCAGAGCACGAACACGAAGCTGGAGGTGaatatgaaccctagtttttgaATCGTCTGTTCTCATGAAGGAATCCCAAGTAGAAGGAGAAGAAAGGAAGTGAATGAAATTGGTATATAGTGAATCACCGAGCCATGAACGCCATATGCCGTGACTCTCAAGTTTCAGAGCTAGCTCGTAACCCCGGCCGTCGTCGCCGAGCAACGCCATTTTTGGGTTTCTCAATTACGGTTCGATGATGATCGGTCCGGGTGGGTTTGTTGTCATAAtttgttttagtttttttaataataatttttaaaatttacaaattattaaaattttatcaatgaaaatttaAACACATATGGGACAATTCCAAGGTAACCAAATTAACTCCTCACACACAAATATAAACTTGCACATATGAGTTAAATAGGATATTTGGTCTAGAtttttgaaaagtcaaaaatatttatttatttatttttaaaaagtatgtATTggataattgaaatattttatcaacGTTAGAAATAGAATGATGTCTTTGAATAGTAgcaaaagctaaaaaaaaataGCTGATTTTTTATAATCACTTTTAGAATCTTTGTCAAACAGAAATTGTTGTTCTAATGttggttaaaataatttacaaATTGATTAGCCAAATACAAATTACAACTCTCCTAAAatacacttttttaaaaaagaaatttcataATCAACTGTCGTTTGAAGCATAATTATCATTTGTAGCTATAAGTTACCTAACTACGATTCAAAAGCTATTATTTTGGAGTTGTATATGTTCgctttgtatatatattgtatatgtcctctctatatatattgtatatgttCCTTATGTAACTGTTGGATACATTATAATTGTTAGCTCAACCTAGTTATATCAACACATGCAATTTCGTTGGATACACTATATCCCCACTCAAGCAAGATATATTGTGCCATGATTTGTATGAGCTGGATTAGCATATATAACACAATTCAATACACCCAAAAATGCCACACAAACTACTCGCATGCATACAGTATATACTTTACATCCATACAATACACACTTGCAGGGGCGGATTTAGGTGGAGGTTAAGGGGGTTcgtcgaaaaattatactatatatgtaacgttaaattttgattttatgaatatatatattaaaatgaacCATTTGAAAATAAGTGAAAAACTTAGCTTAGTGGATAATGGGTTTAAAAATTGCTTGTCATGGGCTCAACTCTCATGCACAGCAAgcttttttcccttttaaatgctttgaaaaatggaaagaagaCTTAAATGGGCTTgaatcttcttctcttttttcattACTTTTTCCCTTTtgtatatttcttctttctaaTTTGTCTTTGTTTAATTTATTAgacatattttcttattttttattttttattcttcttatatctgttattcattttatttcaaCGTAACTCTTTTGTCATGTACTAACTTGAATaaactctttaaaaaataatgaattatattaaacttgaaattgagatagaaatatatatttttttatacagTAAATTAGATACAATTGAATGAAgaaactttaaaatagtcaatATCCTTTTAACAATATCAATTTAATCGAATTCATGGAATTTCTTACAAAATTGAACTATATATGAATTAAAAGAAATTGACGATGccatttatttatcttttgaaTATGCTTATAATATTAGTAACTCTATTCTTACAAACTTTTAGAGAATCTTGACGATTTTCATAGTAATATATGATTGAATGGatactaattaaatatttttaaaaagtgcaaaataaagtaaaacattacaaaataaaattataaaaagcaCAAAACAATTTAAGAATGTTCGATGTAGTAAGGTAAAAGTAGGAAGAAATGTTTGATGCggtataataaaataagttaaatttaACGGGTTGAGGTAAGGTAAGTGTTTTTCTTCCCCATCTCGCTCCCTTTTTTATCCTTTAATTTTCACATGTTTTAGGAATTAACTTATGTAATACAGCCGATCCATTAAAATTATTCTTATCAGTGTATCTTTGTTCTAAGTATCTTTGATTAATTTGATGTTTACTTTTTTGAACAAATGAAATACCTATGGTTGCTTATACAAAGAGCATGCCGAGGGGCTACTACACGTACCGCGCACTTGCACTACTACTTGAGCTTTTTCTCTATACTTTAAACCCCCGAACAAAAATCTCGGCTCCGCCACTGCACACTTGTATATGTTATCATATTTGAGTGTATCATATTTGTAATTTATGAGATACACATGTATCATTACAAAAAAGCACCCAATCATTACTACAAAATACTTGTATATTGTTGTATTTGAGTGTATTACACTTATATTTTATGagatacatctatattattactTATATTTTATGAGATACATTTAAATTATTACTAAAAATCACCTAACCTAGTTGTATCCACGCGGTGGAAATGGCCTTCCCAAGAATCCAACTCGAGTCGGGGTCAACATAAAATGAAGGGGACAATCTTAATTTTGTGTTGATTTTGTCAATTTATTGGGTTGTGAGCAAAGGAAAGAAATGTCACTATatttaatagtataaaaaatatcaacatacatttgaaaaagacgATGAGGGACGATACATTTCACAATTCCATTAGAGATACATGGAGGGGGAAACAATTTCTCAAGAAATCCAAAATAGGTAAGTAAAACCAAAGCAAGCTTCaattccatatctacaattgtAAATTCAATCAACAAAgttttgaacattttttatATGATATGAATCACATTAGATGAATACATTGCAATACATGGACAAAAAGATCAAAGATCTCTCCAATTCACAAGACAACGgcggaaaaaaagaaagaagaagaagaagaagaaaaagccATAGGAGGATATTGATTTTAGTGTGAAAATTGATCCATAATATGCAAATCTCTAAAATCGTCAATGAAACAGTGCTTCGTGATGAAGGATGAGATTATAAAGTGAAAAATCGAACTCTTATCAACGAGGTAAAATTTCATATAACTAACCAACTGAGCTACTCAAATTTCCTATATAAGTTTGTCTGGttagataaaagaaaaaataagcaATTTTTGAAAGATCAGCCAAACATACTATAGTTGACTGTCATTGGGCTGGTTAATTAGAATAGCCCATGGTAAGGAAGATCAGATTAAAAGAGTTTGGTCCACTTATACATAAGGTTCACATTTATCAAATAGTAAGTTGTTGAGATTGCATTTTACTAGTATGAGATTAGtacataaaaataagtaaactttacctaaattccataatggaaaagtctaattactatacatccctcattgtagcaaaattacccgatatcccctttttttcaacttttctgatacattagtgatgtatctgatacatcaattatctaatgagtaattaatgaagatcatctatttatggatagtatcttaatataagggatgattggttctttaaatcaattactgatctaattaattgaattaatttggttaaaaaaataacggttgtgtacttgaagattcaagccaaaaaacagagcataaattcaaaccaactacgatttcaatttttttcagttttggtgatacatgagttatgtatctgatacatcaattgttaACAAAAGCAATTGTTAtgtccatgaagattcaagccaaaaaaatagagcgtcgtctcgaatggaaaaaacagagcatcaattcataccgaagttgatttcaattattttttcacttttgctgatacataagttatgtatctgatacataactttagctatagaataggtaatgcacatcagctatttatggatagaagATTgatataaggtatgattggctctttatatcaattactgatctaattaatgagattaattggtTAAAGAAGGCGACAGTTATGTACATGAATTTTGAAGCCAAAAGTCAGAGCATCGACTCCAAGGAAaacaacagagcatcaattcaaagcaAACTTCGCGTTTCATCAATTAATTGATATGAATATCCCGATACTACAGAGATATTCTGGAGTTTGGCAATCCGATATTACTTATGaacaatacaaaagtgatggaatcgttGTCGGTGATAATGTATCTTACTCAAATCTAAAAGCAGCAATCGCTGCTGAATTGAGTGTGGATGAAtcagagaaaaaaattgaaatccgATACATAGTTGAAGGTAACTCGTCGCCAATATATATTCgtaatgatatgggtgttaatctttacatagagttgaagaagaaagagcctGGTTTCGTAAATTATCCCCTGTTCATATCAAGCTCTGATATAAAAAGATGTGAGATAAAATCATTCGACAGTACATCTGGAGCAATCGTTTGTGCCGAATCAAACGCGAATGAGTCCCacatttttggtttagaagaatctgGTAATGTCGCAAATTGTTATATAGCAGAATTGGATTTGACAAACTACATAGCTGATACAAATGGTGCGGAAGTGAAGGAGAATCAATTCGATAAGGATAAAGCAACTCTAGTTGATgtaatggccaaatacaaaatcaataatgaatttaatttcaagGTTAAAAGATCCGACAGTAAAAGGTATGCGCATATTCtgtatttggaaattttgatgttggatattatccaacagtatgtatcagatacatatgaatgtgtgtatctgatacattcttaaaaaaaattatttttcctgtcatgatacatcaaaactccatttctgcaactcagttaaaaaatgataataatgctgtcagtatgtatcagattcatatgACTCTATGTATCAGATGTTTTTTTTTCCATAATACATACAAAGAAGCATGTATCGAGTATATGGGTTGACACACTTCCTATCAGTATGtcactttatttattcatattatatatgaaaaaatattagtatgatacatgtcattttttttatacaaatgCAGTTATGTGTTAGTATGCCTTTCAGACGGCtgttgttggagaatgaaagcttcatgttggaaaaaatccgatatattcaaagttagatatttcaatagtgaacacTCATGTGCACTGAGAGATAggattttcaacaaagttcatgctacaaaggcttttgttagtgcattcacagcacctaaattggttaatcataagagaattctcACCCCTAATAATATACGAGAGGATATTAAATCAGCTTATGGAATTGATATTACATATCAACAGGCATGGCGTTCAAAAGAGCATGCTTTGGATATGTTAAGGGGAAAACCTGCTGATGGATATAGACAGCTGcctgtatacatacatattctAAAAACCGTATATCCAAATTCGTACATAAGTATGCATAAGTCATCAACTGATGAGTTCATGTATTTGTTCATAGCTTTAAGGCCCTTGATGAGGGGGTTTCAGTTTTGTCGACCAGTAGTTGTTGTTGACGGTGCGCATcttgatggaccttataaagggaCGTTTGTATCAGCTAGCACACTTGATGGGGCAGGTATTACTTTCTTATACTGTTTCTTATTGAATAACAGTGTGTCATCTCATTTTTCACATTTGTTGTGATTCAGATAAATTCTAATAACTATTGTAATGCTATTATTGATTTGTTAGGTTGCATATTGCCGTTGGCGTATGGTATTGTTGATACGGAAAATGATGCATCATGGACGTGGTTTTTTCAGAATTTCAAGAATGCATTTGGTGAGAGggacaatatgtgtgttgtatcagATAGGAACGAAAGCATAATCAAGAGTGTAAGCATGGTATTTCCCAATGCTCCtcattttgcatgcatatggcatatatggaaaaatgtGTGTACTAAATACAGAAGGAGGAAAGCTGTACTAAGTGACATCTTCTATTCAATGGCCAAGGCATACCGAAAAGATGAAGTCGATAAATTAATGGCCAAAGTTGAAAGAATCGATCAACGGGTGgcacaatattttaaaaatgcaggatacgaaaagtggtcaagggttcatgccactgtcaacaggggtagaatgatgacttctaacatcgcagaatatatcaatggatgtcttgttgaagcacgagagctgcctataattgactttttggagcaaacgagaatgttatttggttCTTGGAACtgtaaaaatagggaaatagcatcttatacaaaacatactttgggtagaaaattcgaagatatcctAGTTTCAAACACGATcaagtgttcgagaatgaaggtacacgaTGCATACTgtgttcgagaatgaaggtacacgatgcatactttctgatacatatatactgatacatcagttctggtacacgatacatactttctgatacatatatactgatacatcagttttgatacatcatttctgtaattgatacatactttctgatacatatatgttaaatttatttcttggtgGTTGCTGAttcatcagttatgtataacatgtgctaattaaataatgaaacatcaattatgatacataagttctacatttgatacataagttctgatacatatatgtaaagattatttttCTTCAGGCTGTTGATTAATCAGATATGCATAACATGTTctaaatatatactgatacatcagtgtagatacattagttgtgtagatgatacataagtactaatagatatatgtgaagtttatttatatcaGTTTGTTGCTAAGTCATTTAGGTATAGCCTGTGCTCATTGTACACTGATATATCAATTCAGATACATCAAatgtgtagttgatacataagtactgaaacatataaacataatatgttctaaatatatactgatacatcagttttgatacatcatttttgtaattgatacatactttctgatacatatatgtgaaatttatttcttggtgGCTGCTGAttcatcagttatgtataacatgtgctaattaaacaatgaaacatcaattatgatacataagttctacatttgatacataagttctgatacatatatgtgaagatTATTTTCCTTCAGGCTGTTGATTAATCAGTTATGCATAACATGTTCTAAATATATATTGATACATCAGTGTAGATACATTAGTTGTGtagatgatacataagtactaatagatatatgtgaagtttatttatatcaGTTTGTTGCTTCGTCATTCAGGTATAACCTGTGCTcattatacactgatatatcaattcggatacatcaaatgtgtagttgatacataagtactgaaacatataaacataacatattttaaatatatactgatacatcagttctgatacatcatttctgtaattgatacatactttctgatacatatatgtgaaatttatttcttgctGGCTGTTGATTCATCTGTTATGTATATCCTGTGATAATTATTACCCTtttacatcagttctgatacatagttTTGTATGTGAGGAAGGAGTACtgatacatatatttgaaatataattcctgcaggttgttgcttcatcagacTATCTTTATTATGTTTACGAAttaggtataagatacattgtgtgtctagagagaaaaacatgcacTTGTGGTAGAtttcaactagacgagataccatgtccacatgcaattgcagtgttgaagagcaagaacattactGACCTGCATCCATACTGTTCTGATTACTACAAACCAGAGGCGttggcaaatacttatgaattaccaatggtttcaatgccagaaaagaaagactGGACTGCTCCgaaggaaattttggaagaatatGTCTTGCCGCCAATATACAAAAGGATGCcaggaagaccaaagaaagggagaaaaaagttCGCTAGTGAGAATATAACAAGTAGCACAAATTCTTGTGGACGTTGTGGCCACGAAGGCCACAAcagaaagacttgtaatttcattcctAAATAGATATAATGTTTGTGGTATCTCGGTATACATTCTATttgaatcatataataatatctatttttatattttatatttgagtttgacacgtgacataaatataaaaatcttttttcagtTGATATGTATCAAGGTTAGTACATTTTATtgctacaattttttttaaaataaaatacaggaTGTCCATCGGTTCTCCTTGACTTGGATTAATGAAATCTCACATGGTTTATTTTTTGGATCGTTATTTTCCCAAACATAAACATTCTTGTCTTTTCGACAACCATAATTACACAAGAGTTGTGGGTGATACATAACATCTtatttgatataggttgtagattaTCATATGCAGTAAATATTGATAAAtgcgaatctgatacataagcaagATGTATCATAAACGTTAAATCTTGAGACATGGAATTCTTATGCAAGAAAATAATGTATCGGAATCATTAAACgttgagaaatgagaatctgatacatgtgcataatgtatcataataaataaatcttgattcatgaaaatctcatacacatataatatgtatcagaattcacaaaatgtgacacttatgaatattatactcgatacaagtttgatacagtagaatataaaacataaactttgattttatattcgagTTTGACACCAGAGAAAAACATACTAAATCTGATatatggaaatattaaaacatactAAATTTGATACATtacagtttatgtatcagatacattaaaagtagcagaaacacttaaaatgtttactatcaaaaaaaaactattggACATCAATCAGTTCTCCTTGGCTTGGAGAGATGTCTCTCCTAGGtttttttggatcgtcgttatcgctaacataaccatccatggccttctGACAACCATATCTCCATAAGAGTGCGACATATCTTGAACGGAAGAATTCAGCGTTTAGTCCAgtatttggaatagaaattctatcactaagatattcagcaaTAATGGCCAGAAAAACTCCACAATCCCTGCAAAGAAAGGAATACACaagtttaaaaaaagtaaaattgacatatGAATGATTTAGGTATACATAATTGCTAATACTCACAAGCTGTCACTCCCCTGTTGCGCAATTCCTTCAACATACTCAACTGCAAATGGGTGTTGTGGTTCAAGCATGTTACCGGttgatttgtccttgtatgaatcaagaGACGACCAATCAGTACGTTCGTTGTTGTCAAAGAAACCACTGTCTTACAGGTATGTTGGTAGCATTGCTGCTATCTTTTGGATCTCTAGGGAAGGGTTGCTACTTCTTCGTCTAGGCGATGAATCATACACACGTATCAACCTCTCTTTCAACACAACTACCGCaagaacccaatgaaaatccCTGTCGCAGTTTACTGgaatgtatacctcatctaccaaATGCCAGGGCAAACCGGCTGGTATTGAGaaacctcttattatgttcttcacGGATCTCTCGTGATGAGCTGTAACAGTGGCCCTTGCCATATCTTCTTGTGTAGAAATGTTAGGTGAAAGGTGATAGTAGCGTGTGTGTGCATATTCgatgtaaattttgaaaatgcagTTTGTCGTTGTGTATCGATACTGATTGCTCAACTGCATCTTCGATTTCTTCCgaaggtagtaaaatattacatcgatgtgctgcacattttaagaaagtattagttatataaCAACTAGCATCATGTATCAGATTATGTATGTATTAGATACATTGATctatgtatgtatcagatacattaatctGTATGTATCAGGTAGTAAGTATGAgttgtatcatattatttatgatgaaatttttacctCATCGTTCCAGCATCTGTTCGGCTGTGACATTAGGTAGAACCAGTTCTTATCTTTAGGAAATGCCACTACAAAGTCTATTTTTTCAAAGCCGAATGAAGAGCACTTAGATCTGTAATGATCCTCCTTCGAATTCCTGAATGGAAGCTTGTAgtttaataacataacaaatataatacacaaCTTGTATGGGTATAAGTTGAATATATCATACTTACTTGTTGCCATGCGATTTTAGTAGTCCTTTATCTATCCATTGAGAGTAGTCTGTGACAAGCTCGGATGGGGGATGATAGCATATAccaaaaccttcaaaagggTGTGTCTGATGCATAACAGCTGACAAATTTTCCTTTCCCTTTTCACTCGATCCAAAGTTTGAAAGATACGGCGACTGTAAGATCTTCGAAGGAATCCTGCTTCTTCGAAATGGTGTCTTCGCATCGTCCGATAATACATTGGCTTTTGATGGAAGAGTGGTTGGTAGCTGGCTATCGCGTAATAGACATTCATCCTGAACTTGCTCGTGACTAACAGCTGTCAATGGCATGGCTGGTAATAGAAGTTCGTATATTAGAGCATCTATCACATCCAGAGTTTCGGTCGAAAATGGTGCTGAAGTA contains the following coding sequences:
- the LOC129877335 gene encoding uncharacterized protein LOC129877335, which gives rise to MHQTHPFEGFGICYHPPSELVTDYSQWIDKGLLKSHGNKNSKEDHYRSKCSSFGFEKIDFVVAFPKDKNWFYLMSQPNRCWNDEHIDVIFYYLRKKSKMQLSNQYRYTTTNCIFKIYIEYAHTRYYHLSPNISTQEDMARATVTAHHERSVKNIIRGFSIPAGLPWHLVDEVYIPVNCDRDFHWVLAVVVLKERLIRVYDSSPRRRSSNPSLEIQKIAAMLPTYL
- the LOC129880788 gene encoding uncharacterized protein LOC129880788, with the protein product MALLGDDGRGYELALKLESHGIWRSWLGDSLYTNFIHFLSSPSTWDSFMRTDDSKTRVHIHLQLRVRALLFDKSSVSLFLRSDKSPTSIHTASAISKLNPNYLQLHGDDVYFTLENCSQDGAQQREGVSSTSTVLSKVQSKSNFGVGSRYSESEADAMSQRLKLDDLPETWYNQFFEKYKASKSYRLQFSDRETEKRTPEQMSFYLKVVENHKRRRVAFKVDQNIGFGMLDDGSNLESNSILDNDNPFFPETMSAMNCVPDSAVLRTSQLKENLKVEFNGVLDTLPQIMTKSPIMIERLGIRPEYLSMDQGSNQNLGKSGAERSKKCLGEEQAQKLSQKVMARLLGNVGFEGSSEVPLDVLTKFMSCHIRKLGSTLKLLADSYRKQCSAMELLKMFLHTDGHSNLAVLSALVKDNTRNVVQQTQQQVQGFQQQLQPQHAAAIRQSQQILRMHPQMQQMINSQNLTPQQQQQLINSQNLTPQQQQQLINSQNLTPQQQQQLINSQNLTQQQQQLERLRRRQQLTPRPGMSMNMNTDKDRPLVEVKLEHPTDFPMDNNAFNAMTVRQPQMQQFRQQQIAAMSSPYAQNTNQFRPMSSLQIPQVQSPNMGMARAPPVKVEGFQELMGGDATMKHDSEENKLMSPQK
- the LOC129879851 gene encoding uncharacterized protein LOC129879851, whose protein sequence is MAKAYRKDEVDKLMAKVERIDQRVAQYFKNAGYEKWSRVHATVNRGRMMTSNIAEYINGCLVEARELPIIDFLEQTRMLFGSWNCKNREIASYTKHTLGRKFEDILVSNTIKCSRMKVVASSDYLYYVYELGIRYIVCLERKTCTCGRFQLDEIPCPHAIAVLKSKNITDLHPYCSDYYKPEALANTYELPMVSMPEKKDWTAPKEILEEYVLPPIYKRMPGRPKKGRKKFASENITSSTNSCGRCGHEGHNRKTCNFIPK